One stretch of Variovorax sp. 54 DNA includes these proteins:
- a CDS encoding MFS transporter, translating into MSGFRNFLQSGHSPTLFAAFLYFSFSCCIWVLNGAMAPFIGETFDLSPAQKGLMLSVPIIAGALMRFPLGLLSQYIGRKKATLVEMGLIAVAMLFGFFFVKSFNDLLAMGVLLGIAGASFGVALSLGSGWFPPQHKGLAMGLVGAGNVGTAVSVLVAPPLALWLGWQAVYGVAAVAILIPMVVMVVFAKEPPDVDPHGSFREHIACLFEKDGWVFSLIYGVTFGGFIGLTTFLPSYYYDQFGVSKVQAGQLTMLAAFMGAAVRIVGGWLSDRWGGVNTLTVVLLVVAVGLVLVGFSSGSLALTTLLLIVCFAALGAGNGALFQLVPLRWPASTAVAGSMIGEIGALGGGLVPNAMGLSKQYLGSYAWGFVFFALLSLVMLGVMRVMQIRWTRTWAEKGGRARVTPAPAAKPSPVRKAARS; encoded by the coding sequence ATGTCCGGTTTCAGGAATTTCTTGCAGTCAGGCCACAGTCCGACCCTGTTCGCGGCCTTCCTGTACTTCTCGTTCTCCTGCTGCATCTGGGTGCTCAACGGCGCCATGGCGCCCTTCATCGGCGAGACCTTCGACCTCTCGCCCGCGCAGAAGGGCCTGATGCTGTCGGTGCCGATCATCGCGGGCGCGCTCATGCGCTTTCCGCTGGGCCTGCTTTCGCAGTACATCGGCCGCAAGAAGGCCACGCTGGTCGAGATGGGCCTCATCGCCGTGGCGATGCTGTTCGGCTTCTTCTTCGTGAAGAGCTTCAACGACCTGCTCGCCATGGGCGTGCTGCTGGGCATTGCCGGCGCGAGCTTCGGCGTGGCGCTGTCGCTGGGCTCGGGCTGGTTCCCGCCGCAGCACAAGGGCCTGGCCATGGGCCTGGTGGGTGCGGGCAACGTGGGCACGGCGGTGTCGGTGCTGGTGGCGCCGCCGCTCGCACTGTGGCTCGGCTGGCAGGCGGTGTACGGCGTGGCCGCGGTCGCGATCCTGATCCCGATGGTGGTGATGGTGGTGTTCGCCAAGGAGCCACCCGATGTGGACCCCCACGGCAGCTTCCGCGAACACATCGCCTGCCTCTTCGAAAAAGACGGCTGGGTCTTCAGCCTGATCTACGGCGTGACCTTCGGCGGCTTCATCGGCCTGACCACCTTCCTGCCTTCGTACTACTACGACCAGTTCGGCGTGAGCAAGGTGCAGGCCGGCCAGCTGACGATGCTCGCGGCCTTCATGGGCGCGGCGGTGCGCATCGTGGGCGGCTGGCTGTCCGACCGCTGGGGCGGCGTCAACACGCTCACGGTGGTGCTGCTGGTGGTGGCCGTGGGCCTCGTGCTCGTGGGCTTCTCGTCGGGCTCGCTGGCGCTCACCACGTTGTTGCTGATCGTGTGCTTCGCCGCGCTGGGCGCGGGCAACGGCGCGCTGTTCCAGCTGGTGCCGCTGCGCTGGCCCGCGAGCACGGCGGTGGCCGGTTCGATGATCGGCGAGATCGGCGCCCTCGGCGGCGGCCTCGTGCCCAACGCCATGGGCCTGTCGAAGCAGTACCTGGGCAGCTATGCCTGGGGCTTCGTGTTCTTCGCGCTGCTGTCGCTCGTGATGCTGGGCGTGATGCGCGTGATGCAGATCCGCTGGACACGCACCTGGGCCGAAAAGGGTGGCCGCGCGCGTGTCACACCGGCCCCTGCTGCGAAGCCCTCGCCCGTTCGCAAGGCCGCCCGCTCATGA
- a CDS encoding ABC transporter ATP-binding protein, with protein MNDDSKYIEIHGVEQAFKTPKGRFVALRDVNLNVAKGEFVTLIGHSGCGKSTLLNLIAGLTTPTQGVLLCANKEIKGPGPERAVVFQNHSLLPWLTCFENVYLAVERVFAATESKAQLRERTDAALALVGLTPAAQKRPGEISGGMKQRVGIARALSMEPKVLLMDEPFGALDALTRAKLQDELLAIVQKTRSTVVMVTHDVDEAVLLSDRIVMLTNGPAATIGDVLTVDIARPRNRVALAEDPAYVHARKAVIDFLYTRQAHVEKAAA; from the coding sequence ATGAACGACGATTCGAAGTACATCGAGATCCACGGGGTCGAGCAAGCCTTCAAGACGCCCAAGGGCCGCTTCGTCGCGCTGCGCGACGTGAACCTGAACGTGGCCAAGGGCGAGTTCGTCACGCTCATCGGGCACTCGGGCTGCGGCAAGTCGACGCTGCTGAACCTCATTGCCGGGCTGACCACGCCCACGCAGGGCGTGCTGCTGTGCGCCAACAAGGAGATCAAGGGCCCGGGCCCCGAGCGCGCCGTGGTGTTCCAGAACCACTCGCTGCTGCCCTGGCTCACCTGCTTCGAGAACGTGTACCTCGCGGTCGAGCGCGTGTTCGCGGCCACCGAGAGCAAGGCACAGCTGCGCGAACGCACCGACGCGGCACTCGCGCTGGTGGGCCTCACGCCCGCGGCGCAGAAGCGGCCCGGCGAAATCTCGGGCGGCATGAAGCAGCGCGTGGGCATTGCGCGTGCGCTGTCGATGGAGCCCAAGGTGCTGCTGATGGACGAGCCCTTCGGCGCGCTCGACGCCCTCACCCGCGCCAAGCTGCAGGACGAGCTGCTCGCCATCGTGCAGAAGACGCGCAGCACGGTCGTCATGGTCACGCACGACGTCGACGAGGCCGTGCTGCTGTCCGACCGCATCGTGATGCTGACCAACGGCCCGGCCGCCACCATCGGCGACGTGCTGACGGTGGACATCGCACGCCCGCGCAACCGCGTGGCGTTGGCCGAAGACCCGGCCTATGTGCACGCGCGCAAGGCGGTGATCGATTTTCTCTACACGCGCCAGGCGCATGTGGAGAAGGCCGCGGCCTGA
- a CDS encoding ANTAR domain-containing protein — protein MTSLLLVLPPDIDARAPLPEPLVQGLAQAGATVLGRATCHTLVQQVGVLAPQQVLVHWPGPAPLQLLCDALQGWSGVPPCAVSVVGAPLAGEQHEALVALGVQAWAPLDALSLPALLARAQARWTREAALRTELDNLRTRMDERKWVDRAKGLLMSARGIGEDEAFGLLRGAAMHANLRLGEVSRSVIEAAQWAEAINRAGQLRMLSQRLVRVAAQLAAGIDAQRARVLRTQSTERVQQTLDHLTALELGPVGVQALGEVQAAWNELAALLGAKPAAQGLAAIDARGEALLSAAEALTDALEASGARRALRIVNICGRQRMRAQRLAKDALLASTLAAGASRDRLLPTMHEFEAALLELERAPLSSPEIRAGLVSARDEWLRLVGGVQALDSPEGRATLVRSSEALVDTFERLTGWYEHSLQVIMS, from the coding sequence ATGACGTCCCTTCTGCTTGTTCTTCCCCCTGATATCGACGCCCGCGCGCCCCTGCCGGAGCCGCTCGTGCAGGGGCTTGCGCAGGCGGGCGCCACGGTGCTCGGGCGGGCCACCTGCCACACGCTGGTGCAACAGGTGGGCGTGCTCGCACCGCAACAGGTCCTGGTCCATTGGCCCGGGCCGGCCCCGCTGCAACTGCTGTGCGACGCGCTGCAGGGGTGGAGCGGCGTGCCGCCGTGCGCGGTGAGCGTGGTGGGGGCGCCGCTGGCCGGCGAACAGCACGAGGCACTGGTCGCGCTCGGCGTGCAGGCGTGGGCACCGCTCGATGCGTTGTCGCTCCCCGCACTGCTCGCCCGGGCGCAGGCCCGATGGACACGCGAAGCCGCACTGCGCACCGAGCTCGACAACCTGCGCACGCGCATGGACGAGCGCAAGTGGGTCGATCGCGCCAAGGGCCTGCTGATGTCCGCGCGCGGCATCGGCGAAGACGAGGCTTTCGGCCTGCTGCGCGGCGCCGCGATGCACGCCAACCTGCGCCTGGGCGAGGTGTCGCGCTCGGTCATCGAGGCCGCGCAGTGGGCCGAGGCGATCAACCGGGCGGGCCAGCTGCGCATGCTCTCGCAGCGGCTGGTGCGCGTGGCGGCACAGCTCGCGGCGGGGATCGACGCGCAGCGTGCGCGCGTGCTGCGCACGCAATCGACCGAGCGGGTGCAGCAGACGCTGGATCATCTGACCGCCCTCGAACTGGGCCCGGTCGGCGTGCAGGCGCTCGGCGAGGTGCAGGCCGCGTGGAACGAGCTGGCCGCGCTGCTGGGCGCCAAGCCCGCGGCGCAGGGGCTTGCAGCGATCGATGCGCGCGGCGAGGCCTTGCTGTCGGCGGCCGAGGCCCTGACGGATGCGCTGGAAGCCTCGGGTGCTCGGCGCGCGCTGCGCATCGTCAACATCTGCGGACGGCAGCGCATGCGTGCGCAGCGGCTGGCCAAGGACGCGCTGCTGGCCTCGACGCTCGCGGCCGGTGCCTCGCGCGACCGGCTGCTGCCGACCATGCACGAGTTCGAAGCCGCGCTGCTGGAGCTGGAGCGCGCGCCGCTCAGCTCGCCCGAGATCCGCGCCGGGCTGGTGAGCGCGCGCGACGAGTGGCTGCGCCTCGTCGGCGGCGTGCAGGCGCTCGACAGCCCCGAAGGGCGCGCCACGCTGGTGCGTTCCAGCGAGGCGCTGGTCGACACGTTCGAGCGCCTGACCGGGTGGTACGAGCACAGCCTGCAGGTCATCATGTCCTGA
- a CDS encoding nitrate regulatory protein has product MTSGLSFLIAARRCEIDALDQLARTSELVGAIGRLVHALQRERGMSNVFLASHGGRFADQRGPQIAECLALEQQVRAGFDRLEAEHHRVVGAGHGARLFSRIAWVLPGLDALPALRQRIDALELQPAQAVAAFAKLVAGLLAVVFEAADGATDPEISRLLVAMFNFMQGKEFAGQERAFGAAALALGRGDEAQRQQWRHLIESQERCFQVFTDFSGDAVRTLWHDSQSDAVLAELERLRRKGATSVPADALLSQAWFDCCTRRIDAMQTVENRLSADLRALCDHKTAQARSELAAYRQLLGTLAPQAGGALFFDDAQAQDATPAQLGRHLERSVLDMVQEQSQRLQAMSDELDTVRASLNERKIVERAKGLLMAHRRLSEAEAHKMLRQTAMNQKRRLVDVAESMLAMADYLPLEPAPRR; this is encoded by the coding sequence ATGACTTCCGGCCTGAGCTTCCTGATCGCCGCGCGCCGATGCGAGATCGACGCGCTGGACCAGCTCGCGCGCACCAGCGAACTGGTCGGTGCGATCGGGCGGCTCGTGCATGCGCTGCAGCGCGAGCGCGGCATGTCGAACGTGTTCCTGGCCTCGCACGGCGGGCGCTTCGCCGACCAGCGCGGTCCGCAGATCGCCGAATGCCTTGCGCTCGAGCAGCAGGTGCGCGCCGGCTTCGACCGGCTCGAGGCCGAGCACCACCGCGTGGTGGGTGCCGGCCACGGTGCGCGCCTGTTCAGCCGCATCGCCTGGGTGCTGCCCGGCCTGGACGCCCTGCCCGCGCTGCGCCAGCGCATCGACGCGCTCGAGCTCCAGCCGGCACAGGCCGTGGCCGCCTTCGCCAAGCTGGTGGCCGGCCTGCTGGCCGTGGTGTTCGAGGCGGCCGACGGCGCCACCGACCCCGAGATCTCGCGCCTGCTGGTGGCGATGTTCAACTTCATGCAGGGCAAGGAGTTCGCGGGCCAGGAGCGTGCCTTCGGCGCCGCAGCGCTCGCGCTGGGCCGCGGCGACGAGGCGCAGCGCCAGCAGTGGCGGCACCTCATCGAGTCGCAGGAGCGCTGCTTCCAGGTGTTCACCGATTTCTCGGGCGACGCGGTGCGCACCCTCTGGCACGACAGCCAGTCCGACGCCGTGCTGGCCGAACTCGAACGCCTGCGCCGCAAGGGCGCCACGTCGGTGCCGGCCGACGCGCTGCTGAGCCAGGCCTGGTTCGACTGCTGCACCCGGCGCATCGACGCCATGCAGACGGTCGAGAACCGCCTCTCGGCCGACCTGCGCGCGCTGTGCGACCACAAGACCGCGCAGGCGCGCAGCGAGCTGGCCGCCTACCGGCAGCTGCTCGGCACGCTGGCCCCGCAGGCCGGCGGCGCGCTGTTCTTCGACGATGCTCAAGCACAGGACGCCACGCCCGCGCAGCTCGGGCGCCACCTCGAACGCTCGGTGCTCGACATGGTCCAGGAGCAGTCGCAGCGCCTGCAGGCCATGAGCGACGAACTCGACACCGTGCGTGCCTCGCTCAACGAACGCAAGATCGTCGAGCGCGCCAAGGGCCTGCTGATGGCGCACCGGCGCCTGAGCGAGGCCGAGGCGCACAAGATGCTGCGCCAGACCGCCATGAACCAGAAGCGCCGCCTCGTCGACGTGGCCGAGTCGATGCTGGCCATGGCCGACTACCTGCCGCTCGAACCTGCACCGCGGCGCTGA
- a CDS encoding bifunctional protein-serine/threonine kinase/phosphatase, which yields MSFEVDIGYSSQRGPREVNEDFAGTVHAPVGDEARGLIAAIADGVSSGGRGREAAQTTVMGLLADYFATPATWEPTAALDRLIGAQNGWLADHNRRRQGKQEGAGTALTTLTALVLHGQSYTLAHVGDTRAWRVRADGEPAQLLTQDHAFDHPDMRSRLTRAIGLDDQVRIDYMQGDVRVGDCFVLSTDGVHGVLKPQQVAALALQGDAEAASEALVQAALAAGTRDNATALVIRVVGLDARQLDDELGDGRRLAPPPVLKVGDVLDGYVITAPVADTGVHLLYQARHPVTRELVALKTLHPSRASDPQERAMLAHEAWLGQRVGQGGGFVRVHERAPDASALYIVFDWHGGRTLEQMRKDGARGTVAEVVAAAIEVSRALGRLHRHGVIHRDIKPGNLHRGDDGRWRILDLGVAVSGREGAAQRELHAGTPSYINPEQWEEGGVADAGSDLFALGATLYQWLGGHLPYGEIEPYQVARYRRDPVALSRLRPDVPVWLDHLVRKAVARDPRERFETAEEMLLALERGASRPVNAPAATPLIRRDPLALYQLALGVSVLFNVLLIVWLLFLPR from the coding sequence ATGAGCTTTGAAGTGGACATTGGCTACAGCAGCCAGCGCGGGCCGCGCGAGGTGAACGAAGACTTCGCCGGCACGGTGCATGCGCCGGTCGGCGACGAAGCGCGCGGGCTCATCGCGGCGATTGCCGACGGTGTCTCCAGCGGCGGGCGCGGCCGTGAGGCGGCGCAGACCACGGTGATGGGTTTGCTGGCCGACTACTTCGCGACGCCCGCCACCTGGGAGCCGACCGCCGCGCTCGACCGCCTGATCGGCGCACAGAACGGCTGGCTCGCCGACCACAACCGCCGGCGCCAAGGCAAGCAGGAGGGCGCCGGCACCGCACTCACCACGCTCACCGCCCTGGTGCTGCACGGCCAGAGCTACACGCTGGCCCACGTGGGCGACACGCGCGCCTGGCGCGTGCGCGCCGACGGCGAGCCCGCGCAGCTGCTCACGCAGGACCATGCCTTCGACCACCCCGACATGCGCAGCCGACTCACGCGCGCCATCGGCCTGGACGACCAGGTGCGCATCGACTACATGCAGGGCGACGTGCGGGTGGGCGACTGCTTCGTGCTCAGCACCGATGGCGTGCACGGCGTGCTCAAGCCGCAGCAGGTGGCTGCGCTCGCACTGCAGGGCGACGCCGAGGCAGCAAGCGAAGCGCTGGTGCAGGCCGCGCTGGCCGCCGGCACGCGCGACAACGCGACCGCGCTGGTGATCCGCGTGGTGGGGCTCGATGCGCGCCAGCTCGACGACGAACTCGGCGACGGCCGCCGCCTCGCACCGCCGCCCGTGCTCAAGGTGGGCGACGTGCTCGACGGCTACGTCATCACCGCGCCCGTCGCCGACACCGGCGTGCATTTGCTCTACCAGGCGCGCCATCCGGTCACGCGCGAGCTGGTCGCGCTCAAGACCTTGCACCCCTCGCGCGCCAGCGACCCGCAGGAGCGCGCGATGCTGGCGCACGAAGCCTGGCTGGGGCAGCGCGTGGGGCAGGGCGGCGGCTTCGTGCGCGTGCACGAGCGCGCGCCGGACGCCAGCGCGCTGTACATCGTGTTCGACTGGCACGGCGGGCGCACGCTCGAGCAGATGCGCAAGGACGGCGCGCGCGGCACCGTGGCCGAGGTGGTCGCCGCGGCCATCGAGGTGAGCCGCGCGCTCGGGCGGCTGCACCGCCATGGCGTGATCCACCGCGACATCAAGCCCGGCAACCTGCACCGGGGCGACGACGGACGCTGGCGCATCCTCGACCTGGGCGTGGCGGTCTCGGGTCGCGAGGGCGCGGCGCAGCGCGAGCTGCATGCGGGCACGCCGAGCTACATCAACCCCGAGCAGTGGGAAGAGGGGGGCGTGGCCGATGCGGGCAGCGATCTGTTCGCGCTCGGCGCCACGCTCTACCAATGGCTCGGCGGACACCTGCCCTACGGAGAGATCGAGCCCTACCAGGTGGCGCGCTACCGGCGCGACCCGGTCGCGCTCTCGCGCCTGCGGCCCGACGTGCCCGTGTGGCTCGACCACCTCGTGCGCAAGGCCGTGGCCCGCGATCCGCGCGAACGCTTCGAGACCGCCGAGGAGATGCTGCTCGCGCTGGAGCGCGGCGCCTCGCGCCCCGTGAACGCGCCCGCCGCCACGCCGCTGATCCGCCGTGACCCGCTCGCGCTGTACCAGCTCGCGCTCGGCGTGTCGGTGCTGTTCAACGTGTTGCTCATCGTGTGGCTGCTGTTCCTGCCACGTTGA
- a CDS encoding CmpA/NrtA family ABC transporter substrate-binding protein, with product MSDLLLKTKLSRRRVLQAAALGAVGIDPALRAAVWAQGSDKPEKEEVKIGFIPLTDCASVVMASVLGIDKKYGVKIVPSKEASWAGVRDKLSNGDLDMAHVLYGLVYGMHLGLSGPKKDMAVLMTLNNNGQAITLSKKLADKGAVDAASLAKLIATEKREYTFAQTFPTGTHAMWLYYWLASAGIDPFKDVKNITVPPPQMVANMRVGNMDGYCVGEPWGQRAIMDGIGITAITTQDIWKDHPEKVLGCTAEFTKKYPNTARAVTAAILEASKWIDTGLQNKNKMAETIADKSYVNTSVDAINQRILGRYTNGLGKSWDDPNHMKFYNGGAVNFPYLSDGMWFLTQHKRWGLLKEHPDYLKVATEINRIDIYKQAAAATQTPVPKDTMRSSKLFDGTVWDGKDPKKYADSFKLHV from the coding sequence ATGTCCGATCTGCTGCTGAAAACCAAACTGAGCCGGCGCCGCGTGCTGCAAGCCGCCGCCCTCGGCGCCGTGGGCATCGACCCCGCATTGCGCGCCGCTGTCTGGGCCCAGGGATCGGACAAGCCGGAAAAGGAAGAAGTGAAGATCGGCTTCATCCCGCTGACCGACTGCGCCAGCGTGGTGATGGCCTCGGTGCTGGGCATCGACAAGAAGTACGGCGTGAAGATCGTGCCCAGCAAGGAAGCCAGCTGGGCCGGCGTGCGCGACAAGCTCTCCAACGGCGACCTCGACATGGCGCACGTGCTCTACGGCCTCGTCTACGGCATGCACCTGGGCCTGAGCGGCCCCAAGAAGGACATGGCCGTGCTCATGACCCTGAACAACAACGGCCAGGCCATCACGCTGTCGAAGAAGCTGGCCGACAAGGGTGCGGTCGATGCCGCCTCGCTCGCCAAACTCATCGCCACCGAGAAGCGCGAATACACCTTCGCCCAGACCTTCCCCACCGGCACGCACGCCATGTGGCTGTACTACTGGCTCGCCTCGGCCGGCATCGATCCGTTCAAGGACGTGAAGAACATCACCGTGCCGCCCCCGCAGATGGTGGCCAACATGCGCGTGGGCAACATGGACGGCTACTGCGTGGGCGAGCCCTGGGGCCAGCGCGCCATCATGGACGGCATCGGCATCACGGCCATCACCACGCAGGACATCTGGAAGGACCACCCCGAGAAGGTGCTCGGCTGCACCGCGGAGTTCACCAAGAAGTACCCGAACACCGCACGCGCCGTGACCGCCGCGATCCTCGAGGCCAGCAAGTGGATCGACACCGGCCTGCAGAACAAGAACAAGATGGCCGAAACCATCGCCGACAAGAGCTACGTCAACACCAGCGTGGACGCCATCAACCAGCGCATCCTGGGCCGCTACACCAACGGCCTGGGCAAGAGCTGGGACGACCCCAACCACATGAAGTTCTACAACGGCGGCGCCGTGAACTTCCCGTACCTGTCGGACGGCATGTGGTTCCTCACGCAGCACAAGCGCTGGGGCCTGCTGAAGGAGCACCCCGACTACCTGAAGGTGGCCACCGAGATCAACCGCATCGACATCTACAAGCAGGCCGCCGCCGCCACGCAGACGCCCGTGCCCAAGGACACGATGCGCAGCAGCAAGCTCTTCGACGGCACCGTCTGGGACGGCAAGGACCCGAAGAAGTACGCGGACTCGTTCAAGTTGCATGTCTGA
- the ntrB gene encoding nitrate ABC transporter permease, which translates to MVSAVFHSPLNASLPLPHAGEGRGEGAAHAKAAPLPRAEKEKKPRTPLDLRAFWMRVLPPFLGFGLLVLVWEIVAMKSTTGFPTPLATWQQALTVFSDPFYSKGPNDQGVGWNVLSSLQRVALGFGLAAAVGIPAGFAIGRFEFLSRMFNPLISLLRPVSPLAWLPIGLLVFKGANPAAIWTIFICSIWPMVINTAVGVQRVPSDYMNVAKVLNLSEWKILTKILFPAVLPYMLTGVRLAVGTAWLVIVAAEMLTGGVGIGFWVWDEWNNLNVANIIIAIFVIGIVGLVLEFALIKLATAFTFEEVKS; encoded by the coding sequence ATGGTCAGCGCTGTCTTTCACTCGCCCCTGAACGCATCCCTCCCTCTCCCGCATGCGGGAGAGGGCCGGGGTGAGGGTGCGGCCCACGCCAAGGCCGCCCCGCTCCCCCGCGCGGAGAAAGAGAAGAAGCCACGCACGCCCCTCGACCTGCGCGCCTTCTGGATGCGCGTGCTCCCGCCGTTCCTGGGCTTCGGCCTGCTGGTGCTGGTCTGGGAGATCGTGGCCATGAAGAGCACCACCGGTTTCCCCACGCCACTCGCCACCTGGCAGCAGGCGCTCACGGTGTTCAGCGACCCGTTCTACAGCAAGGGCCCGAACGACCAGGGCGTGGGCTGGAACGTGCTGTCATCGCTGCAGCGCGTGGCGCTGGGCTTCGGGCTCGCGGCGGCGGTCGGCATTCCGGCCGGCTTTGCCATCGGGCGCTTCGAGTTCCTCTCGCGCATGTTCAACCCGCTGATCAGCCTGCTGCGCCCGGTGTCGCCGCTGGCCTGGCTGCCCATCGGCCTGCTGGTGTTCAAGGGCGCCAACCCGGCCGCGATCTGGACCATCTTCATCTGCTCGATCTGGCCGATGGTCATCAACACCGCCGTGGGCGTGCAGCGCGTGCCCAGCGACTACATGAACGTGGCCAAGGTGCTCAACCTCAGCGAATGGAAGATCCTCACCAAGATCCTCTTTCCCGCCGTGCTGCCCTACATGCTCACGGGCGTGCGGCTGGCCGTGGGCACCGCGTGGCTGGTGATCGTCGCGGCCGAGATGCTCACGGGCGGCGTCGGCATCGGCTTCTGGGTGTGGGACGAGTGGAACAACCTCAACGTCGCCAACATCATCATCGCGATCTTCGTGATCGGCATCGTCGGTCTGGTGCTGGAGTTCGCGCTCATCAAGCTCGCCACCGCATTCACGTTCGAAGAGGTGAAGTCATGA